AATCACTACGGTACATTCAACCCCACTTGAATTGTAAATCTTTCAGTGGCGCCATCTAGGTGTCAGTATGGCAACGACACGGTTTCGTTTAATACCACCGCTCCCAATACTTTACTGCAGACTGTCAAACTTGGTTATCTGTGCACagttgtttttgtgcttttctacgaacaacaacaataaacagcTGTTTCCATTTGCGTGTTAATGTTTATCATTTTACGTGTTTAGTGCTATTTACTCGTTTATCACCTCCCAAACCGTCGGAATGGTAGGTCAACAATTCGGTACGGTATAAGTGAACCGAATCCTTTGCATCAACCATTTCCAAAAACAACCATGGCCTTACTTCCACCGGATccggtgttttgtttgcgttcgCCGGATGCTTGTTCGTACTATTCGCTTTGCTTTCACACTCCGGAGCACTTGTACGCCGGTACCGACAAAGGAACTGTTCAACTGTGGGAGTTACAGGTATGTCGAGACTCATCGAAACGTTTGCAAACAAAGCTTAATTATACCTTATTGTTATGCACTTCCTGCTCCTTCAGACAAATCGTACGTCATATCAACTTAGCGTAGGTTCGTGCCCGATTCTTTCCCTTGCCCACTCCACCGATGCCTTGATTACTCAGGAAAAGGACGGTTCGGTAAAGCTGTGGACACTTGCCGAAGCCGAGTATCTACTGCGCCACGAAATCTCCACCGAACACGTTGGATTCTGCCGTCTGGCACACGACGCACAATCTAATACTGTGATAATACCCCGTGACCGAGCAGCAATCAGTGTCCTGTGCGCTAAAACGTTCAGCGAAACGATGCGATTTTCTCCAACGGCCGACGATGAAAAGGCGCTTCCGTACGGCACCGTAATGTGCTTCCAGCCGATCGAAATCCAGAGCCAACGCTATCTGCTTGCCGGGTACGAGTCAGGAGCGCTCGTACTGTGGGACTATCGTACCGGCCGTCCGGTCGGTTCAACCTCTCACTACACTACGAATGATGCTGATTGTCTGCAAACGATCGATTACGATCCCGTCACCAACCGAGGTGTATGCGGTGGTTCGGCGGACAAACTGTTCGTGTTTTCTATCGACCGTCCGTCACAGCAGCTGGTACCGAAGTGTGAAATCGGCATCAAAAATGCCGGTGTACATCGGGTCCGCATCCGCAAGGATCTGAAGGTGTTTGCCAGTGCCGGATGGGATGGAAGGTTGCGAATTTTCTCATGGAAAAGCCTTCGACCGTTGGCGGTACTTACCGAGCACAAGGCGGAACTGTTGGATGTTGCGTACTCCGAAGCGAAAGTCACCATGTGGAACGCGCCGGTAATGGCTGCCGCCGGAAAAGACGGACAAATTTCACTGTGGGATTTGTACAAATGAAAACCAGCCATCCTCCTATACCCGAACAAAGAAGGCTGACAACACGTAGAAAAGCTCCAACTAACTATAAACACGTGCGTTTGTTATAACACGCTTTGCTTAATGAAAcgctttttttctcattttataaaattgaaatcaaatttCCATATACTTTTCATTACATTCATAGTATCGGGCTTGGCCGGCATCGTGGGTTGCAAGTGTTTACTTATGCAATAATTGATACGAATAAAATTCTATACAATACGCCAGAGCACGTGACACCTCCTTGTGGAGGTCCTTAAATGTGAGTTCCTTCTACAATTCGGTGAAACATAACTACAACTATGACTCGATCAGAGGAAAGGTTAGACGATTCtgttttttaaaacatctgTCCGGATCTGTGGTGAATTAAATTCCTACCGTCCTAACAATAGCTTAACCTAAGCTGAACGCCCTTTGGAGGCGTTCAAATCCTACGACTGGAGCTACGATAATTTAAATCCAAACTACACCATACAGCACCATGAATTTTTGTTCACTCGCTAACGCTAATCCACTCACTGACTCTTATTACCTGACCTCAACTCAAGCCCTGTACCATACTCTTGATCATCCGTAATTCCCTCATTCAAAGGATCCTGCATCTCGTGTTTGGTGTGCAGATGTTGCTGTACGACGAGCCGTTTCCGTTTGCGCAAGGGGCGACTACGTTCGACCATCTCTTTCCTTTCTCGTTCGATATCTGTTTCCTCTTTTGGTATTTCCCCGTTACTTCCATTGCCTTCTCCCGTTTCATGATGATTTTGCGCTTCCAGGCGAGTGATTTTAAATTTCGGTAATAATCGTTTCGCCGAAACTTGCCTCGAATCTTCTTGTTGTTCATCATTTTCCAATGCTGGAACAGCATCCGATCCATTCGATACAACAGTAGAGAGCGCATACGTTGCCATGTCATCATTCCTAGACGTAGTTTCCTCCTGTGGAACCGTGTGTTCGGGTTCACTCCAAGCATCGACTCTATCGGTTGAAACTAAGTCTCGTTCGGATTGCTTTCCCGATCCGCCAACGGTGAAATCCAGTGGCACATCCGAGTCATCCTCCATGACAGACGCCTCAGGAAGCTCTTCCGGCATCGTTTCGTCACTCTCAACCGTCATTACGGTCGGTTCACCAAGCTTATCGTCCGGCTTAACATTACGTGGCTCGGACCGTGGTTCGGTCTTGCCGGTTTTCTCTTTCGGTAGAGCTGCTTTCAAAAAATCTATCACAGGAATCGGTACCGGAATGGGTAATGGTAACGGTACGATGATCGGATACGGGACTAGAATCGTAACGGGCGGAGCGGTACCGAATCCGAACATGGTCGGTACCGGTGGACGATTGCCCTGACccataggaccaccgggcagTGGACTCGGTGGTGGACCCATCGGTGGCCCATGGTTTGGTGGAGGTTGAGCGTTCGGTAAGTTACCTAGTCCAGCTCCGAATCGTAACTGGGCTGGATTTAGCGGGAAAAATGGTGCTCGCAAGAGATTCAGCGGTGGTGGCAGGAACTGTGGTGGAATATTTagcggtggtggaggaggaggtggtggtggcccAAGAGCACCACCGACTGCTGACAAATCGCGCCCATCGAATGCTGCCATCGGGGGACCGTCATTAGACGCAAGATTCATGGCGGAGTTATGTTTCTTTTGCAAAACCCTCAAGTCTTGTACATTGGGTGCAGATTTTGGTGGCCCAGTATTGTGGACGACTGGTGGACTTCCGGTTAGGTTATTGTTCGGGATGGTTAgattattgttgttgatgctgatgctgttaCTATTGATGCCACCGGCATAGTCCGCTTGATGTGCTGATGTGGATCGTTTGGAAGAAGCGGATGCATGCGATCCTCCCACCGATGGTCTATGACCAGCGCGACGTTTACGGGAACTCTTTGGATTCGAACGGCTCAAAGAGCTTTGATGCACCGATTTGGAGAGTAGCTTCGATGGTGGTGCTACAGAAATGAGCGGTTTTTTAACCGGTGTTGGAGAACGTAGCGTAATTGGTGATGGTTCCGGCGACGAACGGACCGGTATCGATGGAACCGGTGACAAGGACTCGGATCGATCAGACACCGGTGATATCGAACAGCTTTTGCAATTCTTCATCCATAGTTCGGGTGTTATGAGActtcctacaaaaaaaaaagacaacagaCATATTAACTCACACTGGACTAAGCTCGAATGGAAGACCGATGTCAAGCTTACCCGTGGAGGAACTCTTCTCCTTTAAGTGCGGATTCATCTCCAGATGGGCTTGCGTTTCGTTGCAAAAGATCTGCATCTTGTACTGGTTGAGACATTTGTCCGAGCAGAACTGCAACTGGGAGGCTCCATCTTGGAAGTCGACGTAGCTGACGGCATGGCGCACGTGTCGGCACCAGTCGCACGTTTTCGCTCGCTTGAAGGACGCTCTACGAGACTGGGAGAAGCATGCCTCGGTGCAGAATATCATACCCTCAGTAGTGCCCAGGATGCCGGTCTGGTGGGACGGTATCACCTTACGGCACCACTGGCAGGTCGGCTCTGTTGGggaaaagagaagagaaaagcgAAATTGATGAACCCGTCAGCTATAATCTAGACTGTTACTCGATATGGTCCACGCCTACGCGTATATTCGCGTGAATTAAAGTTAGCAAGAGAATGTTAAGAATAGGTTTAGAGGGAAAAATAATTGAGTTGAAAAGTGATTTAGATGTTTGATTCCATAGAAAAGTTGAAGAATTGCCCGCAAAAGTggtaaaaatcttaaattttgGTTGCAACATTTGTAATTTACTAGACAAATGATTCCCAATTTTTGGGAAGGTCATGCTGATTGTTACATACAAATTTGTAGGACAATCATTACGCATAACAATACTAAGTATTCGGAGTTTGCATTCATTAATAAATTCCAAGTACGATTCACCATAGTGATGATTTTGCCGAAAATAATTACATGCCGCTTAAACCGGCATGTAAGTCGGTATTTGTAGAATTATCATACGCACATCTCTTAATTATAATTcaacggaaaataaacttgTATGCTTAGAGGAAATTCAACCTCTAATGGGGGAGCACATTGTTCAATCCCTGCCCAGCTCATTATTAACAATCACAATGCATTACATTTGGTGTGCTTCTCTTATCTAACGTGGGATTTATGTGCGTGAGTTATAGCCTCCGGTGCATTCTGACGACCAAGCATTAGACCACTCGCACAGTCCGGTCCAGTTCGGAAGCGCACAGGAAAAATAAAGATGCTAGTACCAAACCCaaaaagcaagagaaaaatttacaaaatatacTAAAATAATGACCAACCTTCGATAATCAATTCCATGCCAACGGCCACTTCACCATTTCGCCGATTTGAATAGATTCAATTTCATGCGGACCCTTCATCGGGAACCATCCCGATGAATCGTGCAAATGGTGGCCGATGAGGTCGCCCGGCGGCCAACCGTATCGTACCGGTTGTGGTAGTTGCCGCTGCTGTTCACCAATGCTACCACCGCCAGGGTATGCGGGCAATGCCAATGAAACGTATCAATTCCGGTACGACTGCATCGATATGCACTGTTCTCTTCGTCCGAAAGGGAACTTTTTCGCGAACTTAATGATCCGATCAGCATATGCTGGCGCCTCGTTTCACGTTGTTCAGATGGTACAATGTGGCAGAAATCCTAGAAACCAAAAGCATAACATGGTTTCGCGCTGTGAATTTCCCAACCAGTCTGACAGGCTACGAATTTTTCCACCTAACTGCATGGAAAGGATTCCATCCAATTGGACCTGTTGATCCAATGGTATGGCATGGTAGTGAAATTTCCACGGCAGCGTCATTACGGGATTTATTCCGTGAAAATTAATCTCTGCACCGAATCGTACCATTTCATGATTGAAACGATGGGTAATgtggtttgattttaaaagCCTTCAACCCGAATTAATTCATTAAGCCTTACACTCACGTGTCTCTTTCAGCataaaagaattttcataaaaacacacacgggaGCGAGGCTCATCAATTAATAAACTCTAATGACAATTTGTCCcgacataacaaaaaaaaatctaattaagCATCCGATAACCTCCCAGCCGAGCTAGTGAACGTTTTGATGCCGCCCGTGAACGGTACCAGCTACCGGTCGGTGATCGATGCATCTTAATCTTACCAGAGCGTTCCTCTCACAGGTGGAACACGCTCTTAGAAAACCCCATTAGTCAAGGATACCGGAAACGGTCACGAAGTACTCCTGACCGTGTGCTGTGCTTACCTTGCTTGTCCAGCATTTTCATCAGCATCGGGCTCTTGGAGCTTTCCCGCGAACTGTCCTTCTCCGACGTGGAACTTTCACCGCCACCGGCTGAAACTGAagcatgatgatggtgctgatgcGCCTGATGATGTAAGCCGATACCGTTCCGTGTCGCTGTGGacgatgttgctgttgttactGGCGGAGATCCGGACAGTACGGGTCGGCCAGTCGTCGAGGGAGTCATTTCTCGGCTTCTCCGTTCACCCGAGttcgatgatgttgatgggaCCGGATTGATCGTCAGGTCGTCCTGCTGCTGTCGCGAAAGAAAGTGACCACCGATGGAGGATTGTtgcagctgatgatgatgtttcgaAGGTGCCGACTGAGCGCTTGAGTTGGTCTTGTTGAGATTAGTGGACGAGCAGGAAGAGATGGATGCGTCGTTTTCCGATGGCTTTAAACGAACGCCTGGTCCATCTTCGTCGATGGCGGTggatgcagcagcagactGTGCATTGTTAGCTGCAAGCTCGAGACGATCGACATTATCGTACCCGTACCAGCCTAGTATATCATTCATGGCCGTTTCGGCTAGCTCCTGTAAAGTAACGGAAAGAAAGGATCAATATAAGAATCAGTTTAATGCAATGGGCCGGATTGTAACCCTGCCCTTAGGAtgtcattattttattaaattgaaatcCACTACTAAAGGTGTTTCTTTCATGTGCTTCAACCTAGCAAAACGTGTAACGAGACACCACTGATTCCGCTCCAAGGCACTGCAAATGGTGATGGGATGCGAGTCGATGTCATTCCCGTACCAGTTGCAGTTCCTGTTGGATGTAATTGATATACGATACGCGCTTGGCAGTGGATATTAAATACATGATTAAATGAATTCCAAACATATTTGACACACAGCGTAAATGGTTTTGCTATTCCTTCGCTGTATATCGCTTATAACGTATCCTTCCCTAAAATCTCCCAACATTCGAGACAGAATTATGCAGCATTCTCCCATCCAATATGCATGATACAATAACCCAAGATTGACGTtttcagcaaagcaaaaaggcATCCAATTTCCTGTCCCGACTTGTTTTGCAATGTACCAGAATCCTTTTCCACATCTTCACTCATCACTCGCATGGCATTTCCATTAACAACCGCCTAGAACCAGGCACTGTTACCAGGCAGGACATAGGAGTAGTTATACGTTCACCATTGTCTAGTATAgtctcttgttttgttttttacgtTTATACTTTGTTGGTGTACAGTTTCAGCgcttctgcaaaaaaaaaaatcacagcaCCAACGTAGCTCAAAAGAAACGAATACATGTGcatgtgaaattttaaactgcAACACGAAACGAGCGCCACCCTGTGTGAGGCAAAAATCGTCCTAAAGCATTTAGAACGGGTTGTTAGAAACAATATTCCAACAGCGGAACATCGAGACTACATGGCAAAGAGCTACTGCCTTAATGAATGCATTCACAGCCTTGCTATACCATGAATACGGCACCAATAACGATGAAATGATGAATCCCCATCACGGATATAGTTCAGTCCCGGTTTTCAGTACGAAATTTGAGATCGTTCAGGAGATTTCAAACAACTTGATATGACACTGGCTGATCAGTGTTCAGAGCTAAAATCTTCACCAAATGTTAttcattgcgtttttttttatccaacgTGTTTTTTAACTAAATTGGCGTACGGTAAGGACAAACAGATTGTCCTCTATGCGCCCACGGGCTTTATGTTTGGTACGTCTTCTCTACACTCTTATTTTAGACGAATGAAGCATGGGCATATcgtcatttttattattattattattacacttTATTCATTGGACAATATTAGTCCGAATGATCGTATCTTAGCCTAGCGTGTACATACGTCATTTACGGACgttaaacatattttgtacAGAGGTATTAAATAGGTTGCTTAAAATGCTCTACCTTCTGTGTTATCTAAATCAACCCTCAGCAGCCTAAGGAAATTGAAGAATCTTTAGCATCATCTTTAggtatgagatttttttgtgtttgacgTGACATGGAAAAGCTTCGAGAGATTTGAGAAGGTGACAAGGAATACTCTTAATatgatgccattttttttttttttttttttttattcataagggacggccaggccgtattgcttatgATGCCATTGATCGGTATACAAATAAAAGCTAACATAAAGCCTTGTGCAATATGTTCGGCAGAGATGATTCAAAAGTTAAAGACAACCAGTTTGGTAATGATTCTAATTGTTTATTACACAATATATCTTCTGcttctgacaatacggcactggaccgtcataatcaattgtaaataaaaatatcttcttGGGTTAACGACcactaaggtcacgccggccattgaatgacttactagacttactagATCCCGGTCCTGAAGGCCGTTTaaaaaccggcgccgctgtcgcctatacccaTCCTGActgtctccccgtagtgaggaccgaCTATCTTCACTGGTATTAATCCTCCCTGGTCCTCACTGGTGATATTAATAAGTCTATAACAATACGGCCTGGTCATTcctcaaagaagaaaaaaaattacgcaATATTATGAAGCTCAAGCCTGTATAGAAGAAAACTGAGTCATCTAGGCAAGTTCgaatataatttgaaaaacTATGAACAGGCTTTAAGGGGTGCCTGCCTAATATCACTTCACCAAAGTTATAGGCTATAGTTATAGGCATCTCTTTATAGTCCATGAATGCTCCATGTTGCCCAGCTGGAATATCTCCATTAATTTTGGTGGCAAGCAATTTGATTGAGTAAAAGTAAATACAAAATTGTTCGAAATTTCGAACATGGTGAAAGTAACTTTTCCGATGGTCCTAAACACTTTTGAAACACTTGTGTTTTTCGGGCTT
This genomic window from Anopheles maculipalpis chromosome 2RL, idAnoMacuDA_375_x, whole genome shotgun sequence contains:
- the LOC126556206 gene encoding guanine nucleotide-binding protein subunit beta-like protein 1, with translation MALLPPDPVFCLRSPDACSYYSLCFHTPEHLYAGTDKGTVQLWELQTNRTSYQLSVGSCPILSLAHSTDALITQEKDGSVKLWTLAEAEYLLRHEISTEHVGFCRLAHDAQSNTVIIPRDRAAISVLCAKTFSETMRFSPTADDEKALPYGTVMCFQPIEIQSQRYLLAGYESGALVLWDYRTGRPVGSTSHYTTNDADCLQTIDYDPVTNRGVCGGSADKLFVFSIDRPSQQLVPKCEIGIKNAGVHRVRIRKDLKVFASAGWDGRLRIFSWKSLRPLAVLTEHKAELLDVAYSEAKVTMWNAPVMAAAGKDGQISLWDLYK
- the LOC126568823 gene encoding sine oculis-binding protein homolog A, yielding MATASSSAGTSPPRIKVKKEICTDNDTIKELAETAMNDILGWYGYDNVDRLELAANNAQSAAASTAIDEDGPGVRLKPSENDASISSCSSTNLNKTNSSAQSAPSKHHHQLQQSSIGGHFLSRQQQDDLTINPVPSTSSNSGERRSREMTPSTTGRPVLSGSPPVTTATSSTATRNGIGLHHQAHQHHHHASVSAGGGESSTSEKDSSRESSKSPMLMKMLDKQEPTCQWCRKVIPSHQTGILGTTEGMIFCTEACFSQSRRASFKRAKTCDWCRHVRHAVSYVDFQDGASQLQFCSDKCLNQYKMQIFCNETQAHLEMNPHLKEKSSSTGSLITPELWMKNCKSCSISPVSDRSESLSPVPSIPVRSSPEPSPITLRSPTPVKKPLISVAPPSKLLSKSVHQSSLSRSNPKSSRKRRAGHRPSVGGSHASASSKRSTSAHQADYAGGINSNSISINNNNLTIPNNNLTGSPPVVHNTGPPKSAPNVQDLRVLQKKHNSAMNLASNDGPPMAAFDGRDLSAVGGALGPPPPPPPPPLNIPPQFLPPPLNLLRAPFFPLNPAQLRFGAGLGNLPNAQPPPNHGPPMGPPPSPLPGGPMGQGNRPPVPTMFGFGTAPPVTILVPYPIIVPLPLPIPVPIPVIDFLKAALPKEKTGKTEPRSEPRNVKPDDKLGEPTVMTVESDETMPEELPEASVMEDDSDVPLDFTVGGSGKQSERDLVSTDRVDAWSEPEHTVPQEETTSRNDDMATYALSTVVSNGSDAVPALENDEQQEDSRQVSAKRLLPKFKITRLEAQNHHETGEGNGSNGEIPKEETDIERERKEMVERSRPLRKRKRLVVQQHLHTKHEMQDPLNEGITDDQEYGTGLELRSGNKSQ